The Methanohalophilus portucalensis genome window below encodes:
- a CDS encoding cupin domain-containing protein has protein sequence MQIRYVKDAEQKKNPHGADVRKMYASDHGQAMHITLEPKQSLKKHITPVDVFFYILEGKAKVEIGDEAEIVEKDAIVESPAKIPHLVANAGDGTLRFLVVKMQKQEESTQLL, from the coding sequence ATGCAAATCAGATACGTAAAAGATGCCGAGCAAAAAAAGAATCCGCATGGTGCAGATGTGCGAAAGATGTATGCATCAGACCATGGTCAGGCAATGCACATAACCCTTGAACCAAAGCAGTCTCTGAAAAAACATATTACCCCGGTGGATGTGTTTTTCTATATACTTGAAGGCAAGGCCAAAGTTGAAATTGGCGATGAAGCCGAGATTGTGGAGAAGGATGCAATTGTTGAGAGTCCTGCAAAGATCCCACATCTGGTAGCTAACGCAGGTGACGGAACTCTGCGTTTTTTGGTTGTGAAAATGCAAAAACAGGAAGAATCTACTCAACTCCTGTAA
- the hcp gene encoding hydroxylamine reductase, giving the protein MFCYQCEETMNGEGCTKNGMCGKKGEVADLQDDLIYVLKSISFYNQKARKAGISEKSTDDFMFDALFSTITNTDFRATGIQKRIERGFELQKEIKQQLLDNNALDENNLPEIATVTPENLKDRNTGILATEDEDIRSLRELLIFGIKGIAAYAHHAMMLGHTNKKVNSFVEEGLVATTDDSLTEKELISLVLRCGEKGFDVMAALDMANTTTFGHPESTQVNIGTRNNPAILISGHDLNDLKQLLDQTEGTGVDVYTHGEMLPANAYPEFKKYEHLVGNYGGSWWHQKQEFESFNGPILLTSNCIVPPKKTYIDRLYTTGAVGYDGATHIVPKDGKKDFSAIIEQAKACEPPVQLEEGTITGGFAYNTVLSNADKIVNAVKAGKIKKFIVMAGCDGRHKDRQYYTDFAEALPEDTVILTAGCAKYRYNKLNLGDIDGIPRVLDAGQCNDSFSLVIIAQGLMARLGFEDVNDAPISYNIAWYEQKAVLVLLSLLRLGIKDITLGPRLPAFVSPSVLNVLVNKFNITPNTTVEEDMERLLN; this is encoded by the coding sequence ATGTTCTGTTATCAGTGTGAAGAAACAATGAACGGAGAAGGTTGCACTAAGAATGGTATGTGCGGTAAGAAAGGGGAAGTTGCAGACCTTCAGGACGATCTTATCTATGTGCTTAAAAGCATTTCATTCTACAACCAGAAAGCAAGAAAGGCGGGTATTTCTGAAAAAAGCACTGATGATTTTATGTTCGATGCATTGTTCTCAACCATAACAAATACCGATTTCAGAGCAACCGGTATTCAGAAACGTATTGAAAGGGGATTCGAACTTCAGAAGGAGATAAAGCAGCAACTCCTGGATAACAATGCACTTGATGAGAACAATTTGCCCGAGATAGCAACTGTGACCCCGGAAAACCTCAAGGACAGGAATACCGGCATACTTGCAACAGAGGATGAAGATATCCGGTCATTAAGAGAACTGTTGATCTTTGGTATCAAAGGAATTGCAGCATATGCACATCATGCTATGATGCTTGGGCATACCAATAAAAAGGTCAATTCATTTGTTGAGGAAGGCCTTGTGGCAACCACGGATGACAGCCTGACTGAAAAGGAACTCATCTCGCTGGTCCTGAGATGCGGGGAAAAGGGTTTTGATGTGATGGCAGCACTTGACATGGCAAATACCACTACATTCGGGCATCCGGAATCGACTCAGGTCAATATCGGAACTAGAAACAACCCTGCAATTCTCATAAGCGGGCATGACCTGAATGACCTGAAACAATTATTGGATCAGACAGAGGGAACCGGTGTTGATGTATATACCCACGGAGAAATGCTGCCTGCCAATGCCTATCCAGAATTCAAGAAGTACGAACACCTGGTGGGCAACTATGGTGGGTCATGGTGGCACCAGAAGCAGGAATTCGAGAGTTTCAACGGACCAATATTATTGACAAGCAACTGTATAGTTCCTCCGAAGAAGACCTACATTGACAGATTATACACTACAGGAGCCGTAGGTTATGATGGTGCCACACATATAGTACCTAAAGATGGTAAGAAAGACTTCTCTGCCATCATCGAGCAGGCAAAAGCCTGTGAACCTCCTGTGCAACTGGAAGAAGGTACCATTACGGGTGGGTTTGCCTACAACACCGTATTGTCCAATGCAGACAAGATTGTTAATGCTGTCAAGGCAGGCAAAATTAAGAAGTTCATTGTAATGGCAGGGTGTGACGGACGTCACAAGGACAGGCAGTACTACACAGATTTTGCAGAGGCACTGCCCGAAGACACTGTCATACTTACCGCTGGATGTGCAAAATATCGCTACAATAAACTTAATCTGGGGGACATTGACGGAATTCCCAGAGTACTGGATGCAGGACAGTGCAATGATTCATTTTCACTGGTAATCATTGCACAGGGACTTATGGCCAGACTTGGATTTGAAGATGTCAATGATGCACCTATCTCCTACAATATCGCATGGTATGAACAAAAGGCAGTCCTTGTATTGCTTTCCCTCCTGAGACTTGGAATAAAGGATATCACGCTTGGACCAAGACTTCCTGCTTTTGTTTCCCCGAGTGTGTTGAACGTGCTGGTGAATAAATTCAACATAACACCGAACACTACTGTAGAAGAGGATATGGAAAGATTATTAAATTAA
- a CDS encoding DUF6677 family protein yields the protein MEENKQKNPIVALILSFIFPGLGQIYIGQQQKGVLFVVIGICLFLMIYILIGIVLYPLFWLYSMYDAYTSSAKLNMA from the coding sequence ATGGAGGAAAATAAACAGAAAAACCCGATAGTAGCACTTATTCTTTCCTTTATATTTCCGGGACTGGGACAAATCTATATCGGCCAGCAACAAAAAGGTGTTTTATTCGTAGTTATCGGAATATGCCTGTTCCTGATGATCTACATACTTATCGGAATTGTCCTTTATCCTTTGTTCTGGTTGTATTCAATGTATGACGCTTACACGTCGTCCGCCAAACTCAATATGGCATAA
- a CDS encoding winged helix-turn-helix transcriptional regulator, whose amino-acid sequence MKDCTLYKMMDIIGKRWTLCILLELHKGDKYQKQFNELKAMLGDITPKMLSTRLKELEAHGLVEKELDSSAIPVKSFYSLSESGQEFIEIIKEIKGWGLKWKFDNPLCSVSDCRYCGVAKATDN is encoded by the coding sequence ATGAAAGATTGTACCCTTTACAAAATGATGGACATAATTGGCAAACGTTGGACGCTGTGTATCTTACTGGAATTGCATAAAGGTGATAAATACCAGAAGCAATTCAATGAACTCAAAGCAATGTTGGGGGATATTACACCAAAAATGCTGTCCACCCGCCTGAAGGAACTTGAGGCACATGGGCTTGTTGAAAAAGAACTTGATTCCTCGGCCATCCCTGTAAAATCCTTCTATTCGTTAAGTGAAAGTGGACAGGAATTTATCGAAATAATCAAGGAGATCAAGGGATGGGGTCTCAAATGGAAATTTGACAATCCTCTTTGCAGTGTTTCCGATTGTAGGTATTGTGGCGTTGCAAAAGCAACCGACAACTAA
- a CDS encoding AI-2E family transporter, which translates to MKNEKDAKIAIALLFIAILAIAITYALYPYIEAFFAALIIYVIMKPAHDLLTKRLKINNRVASVVLIVLSIVIIIIPLYYLIILLSQQVGLVLDIVTANMDIVYGDLQKINELAPALDLEQKASDIVTTIGGFVSQLVLGTIQNLGNQLIGLIIMVFLLYYLFTMDDKTLRDMTSNIIPFSDSNKDKLMREMKNIIHSTIIATFFIAAMQGGLLAFTFYLLGIQGAVLWGFVTLILSIMPVVGAPLVWVPAIIFKAIEGDFFAAGGIFIAGMIISNIDNFLRPYIQEKVGAIHPFVSLLGIFIGIYLFGLVGIVVGPLVLSSFLLMLRMFHEDYIKT; encoded by the coding sequence ATGAAAAATGAAAAGGATGCAAAAATAGCAATCGCCCTGCTTTTTATAGCAATACTTGCAATTGCAATTACCTATGCACTGTACCCTTATATTGAAGCTTTTTTTGCTGCCCTTATTATTTATGTAATAATGAAACCCGCGCATGATTTACTGACAAAAAGGCTGAAAATCAATAACCGGGTTGCCTCTGTTGTATTGATAGTGCTATCTATTGTAATTATAATAATTCCCCTGTACTACCTTATAATCCTTCTATCCCAGCAGGTAGGCCTGGTGCTGGACATAGTAACAGCAAATATGGATATTGTCTACGGGGATTTACAAAAAATAAATGAACTGGCTCCGGCTCTGGACCTGGAACAGAAAGCATCGGATATCGTCACAACAATTGGGGGATTCGTAAGCCAGCTTGTGCTGGGAACCATTCAAAACCTGGGAAATCAGCTTATTGGCCTGATTATAATGGTTTTCCTGTTGTACTACCTGTTTACCATGGATGATAAGACACTTAGGGACATGACTTCCAATATAATCCCTTTCAGTGATAGCAACAAGGATAAATTGATGAGGGAAATGAAGAATATCATCCATTCCACAATAATAGCCACCTTTTTCATAGCAGCCATGCAGGGCGGATTACTTGCGTTCACCTTTTATCTGCTTGGCATCCAGGGAGCAGTACTATGGGGATTTGTCACACTGATTCTTTCAATAATGCCTGTTGTAGGTGCCCCTCTTGTATGGGTCCCTGCAATCATTTTCAAAGCTATAGAAGGAGATTTCTTTGCTGCTGGGGGCATTTTCATAGCAGGAATGATAATCAGTAATATAGATAATTTCCTGCGTCCTTATATTCAGGAAAAGGTAGGTGCAATCCATCCCTTTGTTTCCCTGCTGGGAATTTTCATAGGAATATACCTATTCGGACTGGTCGGTATCGTGGTTGGGCCACTAGTTCTTTCTTCCTTCCTGCTGATGTTAAGAATGTTCCATGAGGATTACATCAAAACCTGA
- a CDS encoding DUF7287 family protein, whose amino-acid sequence MMTYRSRKDNTLKTGLDGQITIDYLAAITIFIFVIFFVFNYTSGLFTPFNSESDEVTLIADRVSVTITEKEMSSGDMTTTNLINTEDTDKFFTLLNSNYTSTLSSLGLKGEFSSYDLNVTIENSSSTVYMAGKTLPSVGNIGQTKRTVLLEDCENNDVQTATISVRVW is encoded by the coding sequence ATGATGACATACAGGTCAAGGAAAGATAATACGCTTAAAACAGGCTTAGATGGCCAGATTACAATCGATTATCTGGCTGCAATTACAATTTTTATATTTGTAATTTTTTTTGTGTTCAATTATACTTCCGGGTTGTTTACGCCATTTAATTCTGAATCAGATGAAGTAACCCTGATTGCAGATCGTGTGTCAGTAACTATCACAGAAAAAGAAATGAGTTCTGGAGATATGACCACGACCAACCTTATTAACACCGAAGATACGGATAAATTTTTTACATTGTTAAATAGCAATTATACTTCGACTTTATCCTCACTTGGGTTAAAAGGGGAATTTAGTAGTTATGATCTGAATGTAACTATTGAGAATAGTTCATCGACAGTATACATGGCTGGAAAAACCCTCCCTTCTGTCGGAAACATAGGACAAACAAAAAGAACAGTTCTTCTTGAAGATTGTGAAAACAACGATGTACAAACAGCCACAATATCTGTCAGGGTGTGGTAA
- a CDS encoding PHP domain-containing protein — translation MLIDLHVHSCFSKDSDSQFDSILEWAKKNGMGGVAICDHDSVEGGFACARRALEIASDILVIPGQEVSSAEGHVLVLGASESVPASMSVHSTIEYAHDRGGLVIIPHPYKKTSHGIGYLKGLDVDAVEVFNSRCLTPYANTRAKIVAERLGLPQVGGSDAHEPCMVGRSYTDIDVEDESVDSVLSAIKAGRVKPGGKLTPQKYVVGQMFRGIRKKININ, via the coding sequence ATGTTAATCGATCTGCATGTGCACTCCTGTTTTTCAAAAGATAGTGATTCTCAATTTGATTCCATCCTGGAATGGGCTAAAAAAAACGGGATGGGTGGGGTTGCTATATGTGATCATGACAGTGTTGAAGGTGGTTTTGCCTGTGCCAGACGGGCTTTAGAAATTGCATCGGATATACTGGTAATCCCCGGGCAGGAAGTAAGTTCTGCTGAAGGCCATGTGCTTGTGCTGGGTGCATCGGAAAGTGTGCCTGCGTCAATGAGTGTCCATTCCACCATCGAATATGCACACGATCGTGGTGGCCTTGTAATTATTCCTCATCCCTACAAAAAAACCTCTCACGGGATCGGGTACCTGAAAGGTCTGGATGTGGATGCGGTTGAAGTTTTCAATTCCCGTTGTTTAACTCCTTATGCCAATACAAGGGCAAAGATAGTTGCCGAAAGGCTGGGATTGCCGCAAGTAGGAGGCAGTGATGCTCATGAGCCATGTATGGTTGGCCGGTCCTATACTGACATCGATGTTGAAGATGAATCGGTGGATTCTGTCCTCTCCGCGATAAAAGCAGGCCGTGTAAAACCGGGGGGTAAGCTGACACCTCAGAAATATGTGGTAGGGCAGATGTTCAGGGGCATCAGGAAAAAAATAAATATTAATTGA
- a CDS encoding glycerophosphodiester phosphodiesterase, whose product MDYEKIFSDTWDVFKENFVTYIIATLVAMIGSILIVTIAPLFYGLVDMAVRGVKGEPIDYKDVFSGFDHFVRSWVFAIVAGFLLLVGYLLLIIPGIILLILLLYAFPLLVIRGYSGIDAIKESIEIGKNNFLDTAIISIILWIISGIGSYVVFGSLITTPIVVIASVVVTYRMIENNDTAYTYVADFEEVDDTSSDANEGVQRPL is encoded by the coding sequence ATGGATTATGAGAAGATATTTTCAGACACATGGGATGTTTTCAAAGAAAACTTCGTGACATACATCATTGCTACATTGGTTGCTATGATCGGTTCGATTCTTATTGTTACAATTGCCCCGCTGTTCTATGGGCTGGTAGATATGGCTGTCAGGGGTGTAAAGGGAGAGCCTATTGATTACAAAGATGTATTCAGTGGATTTGATCATTTCGTGAGAAGCTGGGTTTTCGCTATTGTGGCGGGTTTTCTATTGTTAGTTGGCTACCTGCTGCTCATTATACCGGGAATCATCCTTCTAATACTGCTGCTGTATGCTTTTCCACTACTTGTCATCAGGGGATACAGTGGAATTGATGCCATCAAGGAAAGTATTGAGATCGGAAAAAACAATTTCCTGGATACAGCAATCATTTCCATTATCCTCTGGATTATCAGTGGCATTGGCAGCTATGTAGTCTTTGGTTCCCTGATTACCACTCCGATTGTTGTGATAGCATCTGTGGTAGTCACATATCGTATGATAGAAAATAATGATACCGCATATACCTATGTGGCAGATTTTGAAGAAGTTGATGACACTTCATCTGATGCAAATGAAGGGGTCCAGAGGCCCCTTTAA
- the hflX gene encoding GTPase HflX, whose amino-acid sequence MKDVILVQRRIPRCSESENQRKLAELRELARAGNYNVVSEVIQTRNPDRQYQVGKGKAEEVAELALSEKPAKIIFYNPLSVTQVYNLSEMCKCEVIDKFQLILEIFASRATTRRSRMQVELAKLEYELPRARKIVSLLKMEERPGFMGLGGYEDSYEQDVKKRISRIKKELSTGQRDSENLRGYRHSKGFSLLSLAGYTNAGKSTLFRSLVDENVEVENMLFTTLSPTTRYLNINGRWTLLTDTVGFIEDLPHFLVDAFRSTLEDVFRADIILLVVDISEPVDVIRKKLAVSHEIFWEQLEKATIISAINKADRLSPEELSSRLKSIAYLAPNPVVVSAKTGEGLDELKDIIYSHLPEWKRFTLELPMSGESMSAVSWLFEEGIVHSINYGNTVVMDVEARNEVYHKARSLEKRLSFR is encoded by the coding sequence ATGAAAGATGTCATTCTTGTACAGAGGAGAATTCCCCGTTGCAGTGAGTCGGAAAACCAACGCAAACTCGCTGAATTAAGGGAACTTGCCAGGGCTGGAAATTATAATGTAGTCTCTGAAGTGATCCAGACCCGTAATCCTGACAGGCAATACCAGGTAGGTAAAGGTAAGGCAGAAGAGGTTGCAGAGCTGGCCCTGTCAGAAAAACCTGCAAAAATAATATTCTACAATCCCCTTTCTGTAACCCAGGTCTATAACCTCTCCGAGATGTGCAAGTGTGAGGTAATAGATAAGTTTCAATTGATCCTGGAAATTTTTGCAAGCCGGGCCACCACCAGGCGTTCTCGTATGCAGGTTGAACTTGCCAAGCTGGAATATGAACTTCCCAGAGCCAGGAAAATCGTATCCCTGCTTAAAATGGAAGAGCGTCCCGGGTTTATGGGTTTGGGAGGCTATGAGGACTCCTATGAGCAGGATGTCAAGAAACGTATAAGTCGCATTAAAAAAGAACTCAGCACAGGACAAAGGGACAGTGAAAACCTGCGTGGTTACCGGCATTCCAAAGGTTTTTCCCTGTTGTCCCTTGCGGGTTATACCAATGCAGGAAAAAGCACATTATTCCGGAGTCTGGTCGATGAAAATGTGGAGGTGGAAAATATGCTTTTTACCACCCTTTCTCCCACCACCAGATATCTGAACATTAATGGCCGATGGACCCTCCTCACAGACACCGTGGGATTTATAGAAGATCTTCCCCACTTTCTGGTGGATGCATTCCGCTCAACCCTGGAAGATGTATTCAGGGCGGATATTATACTGCTTGTGGTGGATATCAGTGAGCCGGTAGATGTTATTAGGAAAAAACTCGCCGTATCCCATGAAATATTCTGGGAACAGCTAGAAAAAGCCACAATCATCTCCGCTATCAACAAGGCTGACAGGCTTTCCCCCGAAGAACTCAGCTCCCGGCTCAAATCGATCGCCTACCTGGCTCCCAATCCAGTGGTGGTCTCTGCAAAGACAGGTGAAGGGCTGGATGAACTCAAGGATATTATTTACTCCCATCTGCCTGAATGGAAACGGTTTACCCTGGAGTTGCCTATGTCAGGTGAAAGCATGTCTGCTGTTTCCTGGCTTTTTGAGGAAGGAATCGTGCACAGTATAAATTATGGTAATACTGTTGTCATGGACGTGGAGGCCAGAAATGAGGTCTATCACAAAGCCAGATCTCTCGAAAAAAGATTAAGTTTCCGTTAA
- the hcp gene encoding hydroxylamine reductase, with the protein MFCYQCEETAKGEACTKGGVCGKSNEVADLQDQLIYMLKGLAAVNQKARETVPENPGLKTRLLNALKGNEQEEGEPEDYIDSHFMEEALFSTVTNVNFSATDFEKWIQDAYDKREQLKSELQAHGVDLSDLPQAATVNPEELGNTDSVSILATEDEDIRSLRELLVYGLKGMAAYAYHARVLGHKDKDIEAFVDRALVATLDDSLSVDDLTGLVLECGSFGVKTMAMLDEANTTNYGHPEPTEINIGTGNNPGILISGHDLKDMEQLLKQTEGTGVDVYTHGEMLPANAYPEFKKYEHLVGNYGGSWWQQKTEFEKFNGPVLMTTNCLVPPKDSYSDRVFTTAMVGFEGLKHIEEKEDGTKDFSEIIEMAKQSKPPEQLENGAIPAGFAHNSALSVADKIVDAVKAGQISRFIVMAGCDGRQHDREYYTEFAKQLPQDAVILTAGCAKYRYNKLDLGDIGGIPRILDAGQCNDSYSLVVIAQKLAEAFELDDINDLPVSYNIAWYEQKAVLVLLALLSLGVKNIVLGPRLPAFVSPNVLNVLVENFNISKNTTVENDLERLL; encoded by the coding sequence ATGTTTTGTTACCAATGTGAAGAAACAGCAAAAGGGGAAGCCTGTACAAAGGGTGGAGTATGCGGGAAATCAAATGAAGTTGCAGATCTGCAGGACCAGCTTATTTATATGCTCAAAGGGCTTGCCGCTGTCAACCAGAAAGCAAGAGAAACAGTTCCCGAAAATCCGGGACTGAAAACCCGATTATTAAATGCCCTGAAAGGAAACGAGCAAGAGGAAGGAGAACCAGAAGATTATATTGATTCCCATTTCATGGAAGAAGCCCTTTTCTCGACAGTAACCAATGTCAACTTCAGTGCTACTGATTTCGAGAAGTGGATTCAGGATGCATATGATAAAAGGGAACAACTTAAATCCGAACTCCAGGCACATGGAGTGGACCTGAGCGATCTTCCACAGGCTGCAACGGTCAATCCGGAGGAACTTGGAAACACGGATTCAGTCAGCATCCTGGCAACTGAAGATGAAGATATCAGATCCCTGAGAGAATTACTGGTATATGGTCTAAAAGGAATGGCTGCTTATGCATACCATGCCCGTGTACTTGGTCACAAAGATAAAGATATTGAAGCTTTTGTTGACAGGGCACTGGTAGCCACTCTTGATGATTCCCTATCAGTAGATGACCTCACAGGCCTGGTGCTGGAATGTGGAAGTTTCGGTGTCAAGACAATGGCAATGCTGGATGAAGCCAACACTACAAATTATGGTCATCCGGAACCCACAGAGATTAATATCGGAACCGGGAACAATCCGGGAATTCTTATCAGTGGGCATGATCTGAAGGATATGGAACAACTACTGAAACAGACTGAAGGCACCGGTGTCGACGTATATACCCACGGAGAAATGCTGCCTGCCAATGCCTATCCAGAATTCAAAAAGTACGAACACCTGGTGGGCAACTATGGTGGGTCATGGTGGCAACAGAAAACCGAATTCGAAAAATTCAATGGTCCTGTGCTTATGACCACAAACTGTCTTGTACCTCCAAAGGATTCCTATTCTGACCGGGTATTCACAACAGCAATGGTAGGATTTGAAGGACTCAAGCACATCGAAGAGAAAGAAGACGGTACAAAAGACTTCTCTGAAATCATTGAAATGGCAAAACAATCCAAACCACCCGAACAACTGGAAAATGGCGCAATACCTGCCGGATTTGCACACAATTCCGCTCTTTCAGTTGCCGACAAGATCGTGGATGCAGTAAAAGCCGGCCAGATATCCCGGTTCATTGTAATGGCGGGTTGTGACGGGAGACAGCACGACAGGGAATATTATACTGAATTTGCAAAACAACTTCCACAGGATGCGGTAATTCTTACAGCGGGTTGTGCCAAGTATCGGTATAATAAGCTGGATCTGGGAGACATCGGCGGTATACCCAGGATACTGGATGCGGGCCAGTGTAATGATTCCTACTCACTGGTTGTCATTGCCCAAAAGCTGGCTGAAGCCTTTGAACTGGATGACATAAATGATCTGCCGGTTTCCTATAATATTGCCTGGTATGAGCAAAAGGCAGTCCTTGTATTGCTTGCCCTGCTAAGTCTTGGCGTCAAGAACATTGTACTGGGACCAAGATTGCCGGCGTTTGTTTCCCCGAATGTGTTGAACGTGCTGGTTGAAAATTTCAACATCAGCAAAAACACAACTGTAGAAAATGATCTGGAGAGGCTGCTCTAA
- a CDS encoding DUF2209 domain-containing protein, whose translation MERIIAVDISGRHRHNSRYLMVCAAVSLSVSGGHVKQIHGVNIKPFVSDNPPEVVDVVQMIERTVEGMGGVIIVAEEGDLFNQPEWLSNSMFTASFKYPESLSERMGIEIAHHISLSSRNLLLDPRSWEPIKDNL comes from the coding sequence ATGGAAAGGATAATTGCTGTAGATATATCAGGGCGGCATCGGCATAATTCCAGATACCTGATGGTATGTGCCGCTGTATCCCTTTCGGTGTCAGGAGGGCATGTGAAACAGATACATGGTGTAAATATCAAACCATTTGTGAGTGACAACCCTCCCGAGGTTGTGGATGTTGTACAGATGATTGAAAGAACAGTTGAAGGAATGGGAGGAGTTATCATAGTGGCAGAGGAAGGGGATCTTTTCAACCAGCCTGAATGGCTTTCAAACAGTATGTTCACCGCATCTTTCAAATATCCAGAATCTCTGAGTGAAAGGATGGGTATTGAAATCGCTCACCATATATCCCTGAGCAGTCGCAATTTACTTCTTGATCCCCGGTCATGGGAACCAATCAAAGATAATCTATAA
- a CDS encoding NAD(P)/FAD-dependent oxidoreductase gives MAVNNRYDVIIIGAGPAGMFAANELSGHGLKILVIDKGRDVEKRHCPMESVQHCMHCTPCNIMCGVGGAGTFSDGTLNLRPDIGGDLLEFTHDQEKAWELVDYVDNIFLQCGATKKMISPKGEDVEQLQRRAASVGAKFIDIKQRHIGTDNAPDVIGKFKKKLDESGVDFLLNTDVKDLWVENNVCKGIFLNNGRTIESSYTLLAPGRIGGKWVNEIVDKHSIDARYAGVDIGIRVEVPGIIMDPVTKINRDPKFHIQTRKYDDFIRTFCTNEHGFVVREEYEGFIATNGHSMHDTVSENTNFAFLVHIELTKPIENTIKYARSVAKLATTIGGGKPVLQRMGDLRRGRRSTEARLTRNPVVNTLKDVTPGDISMAMPHRIVMDIIEGLETLDRIIPGVACDSTLLYAPEVKFYSMKIQVDGNMQSSIKNLFAAGDGAGLSRDIVNASATGILAARGILEISAR, from the coding sequence ATGGCAGTAAACAATCGATACGATGTAATTATTATCGGAGCCGGACCTGCCGGGATGTTTGCAGCCAATGAACTTTCCGGTCATGGTTTGAAAATCCTGGTAATTGACAAGGGCAGAGATGTCGAAAAAAGACATTGTCCCATGGAATCCGTTCAACACTGTATGCACTGTACCCCCTGCAATATCATGTGTGGAGTTGGCGGAGCGGGGACATTTTCTGACGGGACCCTGAATTTAAGACCGGATATCGGAGGAGACCTTTTAGAATTCACTCATGATCAGGAGAAGGCATGGGAACTTGTGGATTATGTGGATAATATATTCCTGCAGTGTGGTGCCACAAAAAAAATGATCTCACCAAAGGGAGAAGATGTAGAGCAACTACAACGCCGGGCTGCGTCGGTGGGAGCAAAATTCATCGATATAAAACAAAGGCATATAGGAACTGATAACGCACCTGATGTTATTGGGAAATTTAAAAAGAAACTGGATGAAAGTGGAGTTGATTTTCTCCTGAATACTGATGTAAAGGATCTCTGGGTTGAAAACAATGTCTGCAAAGGTATTTTCCTGAATAACGGCAGGACAATAGAATCCAGTTATACGCTTCTGGCACCGGGCCGGATTGGAGGAAAATGGGTCAATGAAATAGTGGATAAACATTCAATTGATGCCCGTTATGCAGGAGTGGACATTGGGATTCGTGTTGAAGTTCCCGGCATAATAATGGATCCTGTGACCAAAATTAACCGTGATCCGAAATTCCATATCCAGACCCGCAAATATGACGATTTTATACGCACTTTCTGTACCAATGAACACGGTTTTGTCGTCAGGGAAGAGTATGAAGGATTCATTGCCACCAACGGGCATTCAATGCATGACACGGTTTCTGAGAATACCAATTTCGCATTTCTGGTACACATCGAACTGACAAAACCCATTGAGAATACAATCAAATATGCCAGGTCGGTGGCAAAACTGGCAACCACCATAGGAGGAGGCAAACCTGTCCTCCAGAGGATGGGAGACCTGAGAAGAGGACGGCGTTCCACTGAAGCGCGTCTTACAAGAAATCCGGTGGTGAATACCCTGAAAGATGTAACGCCGGGGGATATTTCGATGGCCATGCCGCACAGGATAGTTATGGATATTATTGAAGGACTGGAAACCCTTGACAGGATCATTCCCGGCGTGGCTTGTGACTCCACCCTTCTCTATGCTCCGGAGGTTAAGTTTTATTCCATGAAAATACAGGTTGACGGGAATATGCAATCAAGTATCAAGAACCTGTTTGCAGCCGGGGACGGAGCAGGATTGTCCAGAGACATAGTTAATGCTTCTGCAACCGGAATCCTGGCGGCAAGGGGAATATTGGAAATATCCGCCCGATAA